TGGTTTAATTAATCAAACACAGTTTTGGAAATTTGACTCATAgataacactttaactaatatataAATGTCATTTACATTAGGATACCTATTTCCAGCTCAGATCATAAATGCATTAGGCAAGCAAAATATCATCAAGTTGAACAATGAAAGCTAAATTCATATGCATATATAGACTATGAAAGAAAATCTACCAGCAAGGGGCTACTTTTATAAATTATAAGAATCAAGTTACCTATAGCCCAGTATCTGACTCTCATCTTGATACAGGCTTCTGCAGAAGAGCAGTCAAGTAAACCTCCCCATTCTTCAAGCCACTTGAATCAGTCTTATTCCCCACTGCCCATTTCACCTTCTTGTAACCCAACTTTCCAATCAAAGGCCCATAAATCTTATCAAGATCCACCCCTTTACTAAAGAAATGATCCAACCAGAAGTACCCACCACCTCTCAACACCCTATCCACATCATAGAACAAAAACTCCATCATCTTCAATGGTATCCACCTGTTCACTGCACGTCCACACCTCACCAGATCCACCACCCCATCAAACACCGGCAACCGCTGCTGTAATGGCACGTGAAGTGGCACCAAACCTCTGATTGCCACCACTTCATTGTTAGGCGCATTGAAATTCATTGTGGTAGTGATTACAGTCACATTGTACTGCTTCATTCTTGCTCCGAAAGTACCAGTACCGCCGCCAATATCAATACCAAGTCTGATCAAAGAATTAGCTGATTTGGCTACTTGTAGCAGTTGTGGAATTGGGAGATCTAACTCTGTTTTATATGTCATAAACCTTGAGATCTCAGCGTTTATATCAAAACCAAGATTCGGGCTCTGTTTAGCAAGACAAGAAAAGGATTTGCAAGAATATTGAGCCCATATTACATTAGAGTCAACAAATGAGGAAGGGAAAGGGTTACGTGGGAGAGAAGAAGGGGGTTTTGATGGGGTTCTGGAGAAGCATCGGCGACGAGGGAGAGGGTGGCAGCCACGGAGGATTAAAGACTCAGCAAGATCAGAGTCAAGAGGGCAAAGAGAGTAAGGAGTGTAGCTCATGTACTTGTGGAGAAGGTCAGGGTGGTTGTGACAGGAAGAGGCTATGGGGGATACGTGCGAATAGAGGAGGAGATCTGAAGGGATGGTGGGTTTGGATTGAGAGGTGGTGGGAGTGGTGGGGTTTGATGGTTGGTGGCGCGTGAGGTGGTTAATGGTGGCGCGTATAGTTTGCAATTGGTGGAGCAGATGGTCTGGGACTTGCAAAGGAGCTGGGGGTTTGGGGGATTGAAGAGTGGGAGCAGAGAGGTGGTAGAGGGACAGGATGTTGGTAGCCACCATGGCTAGGAGGAGCAGCAGGTTCAAGCCCATGGTAAAACCCATCTGCTGCTAATTTCCTGGTTCTTGGGTATTAGCTTTTAGGCACTTTGAATTCTTGGCTCTTAGAAGCTTTGATCTTTGTGCCTTTAAGCTCAGTGTTTGGCGTCGAGTAAACTGTAACCAGTGAAGCAGTGAGATAACTAGTCTACAGTTTTGATTTTCTGTGGGCATGATCAAGTTTTTTAGATTTGCGCTCGAGCCTTTGTGGCCGTTAAATTTTGATCGCAGGTCTTGAGAAATCTGATAAATTTAATCTTCCCTAGGAGATGGGGCCATGTCTCATATCTCTTACAAGCCTCCATATTTTCTTATCGTACTATAGtagagtgtttttttttttttttttttaaagcattaCACAGCTAAAGTATCAACAGCTGCCACATGGGACAAGGTGAGCAACAAATGTCTAAAACTAAGCTTCGGAACAAGGTGAGCAGCTACATTGGCTTTCCTTTTAACATGTGAAAATTCAACATGATGAAAATAAGAAGTAAAATGATGAATAGCAAAAACAGAGGCCTTGATTTCCTGATACATAAAGGACGGGAAATTTGTTATAGTAGCAATAAGATTGGCAGAATTTAATTCCATAATCcacagtccattctttttgtcaaGTGAAACGATAGAAGCATAGTTTGAGCCTCCCCTGATAATACTGAAGAACACTCAATTCTTTTTGTAATGCTATTAAGGACTACACCTGCATAATTTTAGCAGCAACCGCAATCACAGCAAAATAATTTCCTTCCTTCCAAGCAACATCCGAATTGAACTTCATAAAACCAACAGGAGGCCTTTTCCATCTAACACTCGATAAGACAGGCTGCACTCAACAACTTGTTGATTTCGAACTAGACTCAGCACAGCAATCTCTTCCGCTCCTGATATAATGTGACGGGCAATAACCACTGTATTAGAAACATTGATAAAAAAAATGACTCTATTTCGAGCTTTCCAAATGTTCCAGCAAGTAATAGAACCTAGTTCAAGGACATCCAGACTCATACGACCTTCCTCTACTTCCTGACACAAAGCAATCCACCAATTAGCAATGGAAGAAAACCCCACCTGACTTGGCTTATAAGCACAGGGACTGATGAACCAGGTTGCTCTAGCAAAGGGACACCAGAAAATATAATGCTCTGTTGTCTCAATTTCCTGAGCACCTATAGGGCGATTGGAGTCCACATTGAGACCATTTTTGGCTAAATTTTCTTTGCAAGGAATAGCATTTTGAAAAGCTTTCCACATAAAGATTTTTATCTTCGGTATGGAAGACAAATTCCAAAGATAGTTCCACTCCTTTGCTGGGATTTAAGAGGACTGCATAGGCCTATTCACAATAGCATCATAGCTACTTTTTGCCAACCATCTGTAACTTGATCTTATAGTATATTGATCAGTTTTTTTATAAAGCCAAACAAGCTAATCCTCGAACCGTTGAGGAGCAACAGGCAAATTAAGAATACTTTTTGCATCAATCTAATTCAAAAGCTGATATACCAACCTTCTTTTCTATTCTAGCTTGTTATGATCTATTAGATCATATACCCAATTGATGTTATTGGGGCAACTTGGTGGGCGTTTCACTTTAAAAGAGGGGGATGACTTCAGCTAGGGGCCTTCCCAAGCAAGCACATTTCTTCCATCACTTATATTATAAAGAGTTCTTCCTTGAACACATCTTTTCTCGCTAACGAACTCTGCCATAACCACGAACTATGACTCGTTTTTGGAGCTTGCCAGAATGACAAATGGGGAAAATAAATCCTCTTCATCACACGAGCCCAAGCACTCCCTGGATTAGTAAGAAGCCGCCAACTCTGCTTAGAAAGACTAGCTTGGTTGAATTTCTCGAAATCCCTGAAACCATTCCTCCCCTGTGTTTAGGAAGAGACGCTTTCCTCTAGCTAACCCAACAaaacttcttttccttttcctttcttcccCACCAAAAACTCGATGTAATGATATTTAGATAGGTACATAGACTACTGGGAAATTTGAAAATAGCCAAAGCATAAGCAGGAAGAGCATTAATAACGGACTTGACAAGGACTTCCCCCCCTGCCTAAGATAATAGTCGACTCTTCCACGATTGAGTTTTGACATTAATTCTGTCTTTTAGAAATTGCAGGGCTTGTGTCTTGGTTCCCCAAAAAAGAAGGCAGACCAAGATACTTCTCATTGCATTTCGCTTCAGCCATAGAGAAAATGTCTAAAATTTCTCTCTGTATAGCAAAATGAGTATTTCTACTAAACTGAATGCTGGATTTAAGAAAATGTACCTTCTGTCCTGTAGCATTCGAAAATCTACAAATAATGGAATGCAAAATCATGGCTTCTTGTCTAGAAGCTCGCCCACACATCAAAGTGTCATCAACAAATAGAAATAGGGAATTGGATATTGAGGGAGAATATCTCAAAAGCTTAATGCCCATAAAATTCACCGATTGCCTTTCAGGATATACCATGCAAGATAAAACTTGTGAAATGAACAAGAAGAGATACGGGGACAAATGGTCCCCTTGGCGAAGCCCTCGATATAGAGAGAAGCAGGGAGAAGGATCACCATTAATAAGAATGGTAACTAACAGATGTGACACATTGCATCACACGGTGAACCCAACCAGCAGAGAAACCAAATTTAAGCAAAGCTAATTGAAGGAACTCCCAATCCACTTGATCATAGGCTTTATGCAAATCAAGCTTACCACTTTGGTCTATTTGATTTGCAATTGTTCATTACTACCTAGTAATAATTTTACCTTTAATTCCTCAATTTAGAGTAtttaatttttgtcttttaattttaatttatattgataatatcattgatttttcatttttaaaaaaaatttccctAACGTATAATAGAAAgttttgatattaaaaaaaaacagaaactataattttacagcactctttaaaatgaaattatcaCTTATTCCACTTACTTTCTTTTCATCTCTCTTACATTTTCAATTTCTAATGATCAAATTAATTTGCTAATTGTTTATTAataaatcatttatttttaataaaatttccaTTTATTaaagttattaataaaattatttataaatttatattttctattaattttaattttattaaaatttaatttgaatttaaaatttttaaaatttaaattttacataatattaattttagtgaaaaagaaattttaaaataaattttatttatttgatttaaattaagtaataattttaaaattaattttctaatgAAAATTAACATTTgctctaaaatttaaatttatttctaaattcTAGACAAATtagaatttaattgaaatttaataaaaattgaattaataataataaataaataaataaacataaattaataaataaatttattaataaaaacttcaagtcaattatattaaaaattaaaaaaaggtaGGTTTAGCTATCATATATATGCTAAAAGAACATAGAGAAAAGGAAAGATGCATTCAAGCATTCCATCACTATTGTTTCCTTCCCTTACTCTAAATCTAAAGCCTTCCAGAGTAATATGAGAACTTGATGCCACCCTATTTGAGCCAAGAATAGGATCAAATTGAGTAGCAGCATGAATATTGTGTGTTTTGCTGATAAAAAAAAAGGGCAATTAACAATGCACCAAGCAACTAGGAACAAATGGCATGGATTTGGGCTTCATACAAGGCAACTGTTTGTACTACATGGTTTAGAAGCCGCATTGCAGAGTAAATAAAACCCAGTCCGCAATCGCTAGAAGGGTCCAGCCCAAAACTCACTTGTATAAATACATGGTTAGAAAATCACAGTAAAATGTGAAGGCAAATTTCATCATAATGAGGATAAGAGAACAAAGAAGTAAAACGTAGTCCACTAATCCAAATTAGCACAATTGTTCCTAAGTTAACCAGATGGAAAATATCTAAAGTACATCTTCATGGCACAGGGCAGTAGCCAGTCAGGGGTCTCTTTAGACCGCCAATAATCATTTCTAAATCACTCGATCACAGGAATGTCTATGATTGGCCTCATTTTCGAACTCACTACAAGACCCTGAAAAAGCAGGAGGTGATGACATTTAGTAGCTGTTTTGCCATAACTGTTGAGTCTGCTTTAACGGTTGGCCCTGAGACCCGCCAAGGGAAGCATCTCGAGAGTTTTGCTGCTGCTGTTCCAGTGATATCCCTGTTTGGGAATGATAATAATTTGGGTAACCATGCGCCCCAAAATGCTGCGACAGCTGTTGACCTTGCCGAAATCCTCCAGGCTGCTGATTCTGTCCCTGGAAGCTGTAATAGGTGCTAGCAGGGACAGCAGACATTGTTCGTGAACCAGGCCCATGAACCCACATGGCTGAATTCTCGTTCTGCCAATCAAACGGAAAAAAAATTACCCATTTGAGCTTCCCAAAGAAAGGGAGAACAGAATATTCACCAGCACTAAAAAGTTCCAGAAAATAGTGGGTTGCTTGTTCCAAGCATGCATATAAATGGAACATTGTATTCATTAACCAAAAAATA
The Hevea brasiliensis isolate MT/VB/25A 57/8 chromosome 15, ASM3005281v1, whole genome shotgun sequence genome window above contains:
- the LOC110661851 gene encoding probable methyltransferase At1g29790: MGFTMGLNLLLLLAMVATNILSLYHLSAPTLQSPKPPAPLQVPDHLLHQLQTIRATINHLTRHQPSNPTTPTTSQSKPTIPSDLLLYSHVSPIASSCHNHPDLLHKYMSYTPYSLCPLDSDLAESLILRGCHPLPRRRCFSRTPSKPPSSLPRNPFPSSFVDSNVIWAQYSCKSFSCLAKQSPNLGFDINAEISRFMTYKTELDLPIPQLLQVAKSANSLIRLGIDIGGGTGTFGARMKQYNVTVITTTMNFNAPNNEVVAIRGLVPLHVPLQQRLPVFDGVVDLVRCGRAVNRWIPLKMMEFLFYDVDRVLRGGGYFWLDHFFSKGVDLDKIYGPLIGKLGYKKVKWAVGNKTDSSGLKNGEVYLTALLQKPVSR